The genomic region GCCTTCCGGGTCTTCGCGCCACATCCGTGCACCGTCGCGGTGCGAGCTCTCGCGTGGACGCACTGTCATCGGTCGTGTCCCGAGCATGTGGCGCCCGCCACCGGGCGGCAACGTCCCGCCCCGCCGTGCTGACAACTGTCGCCGCTTGCGTGACGGACGTCATCGAAACCCCCGTCACACCTGCTGCCGCACCCCCGCCCGGCCCTAACTTCCAGGAGGAGACGACCCGTTACGCACGACACCTGGAGGCACGCCGTGACACGCGAACGACGAGTGGAGCGACCGCGGTGACCGCGGTGGCCGTTGAGGGCCTGCTCAAGAGGTACGGGGACCACGAGGCCGTACGCGGCGTCGACTTCACCGTCGAGGAGGGGGAGATCTTCGCCCTGCTCGGACCGAACGGCGCCGGCAAGACCACCACCATGGAGATCCTGGAGGGCTTCCGGCACCGCGACGGCGGTGACGTGCACGTCCTCGGCCGCGATCCCGGCGACAAGGCGGACGGGCGCCTGCTGCGCGGGCAGATCGGCCTGGTGCTCCAGGACATCGCCGTGGAGCCCTACCTGTCGGTGCGGGAGACCATCGCCCGCAACGCGGGCTACTACCCGGCCCCGCGGGGTGTCGACGAGGTCATCGACCTGGTGGGGCTCCAGGAGAAGCGGGACGCGAAGGTCAAGGACCTGTCCGGCGGGCAGAAGCGGCGGCTCGACCTCGCGCTCGGCGTGATCGGCGACCCGAAGCTGCTGTTCCTCGACGAGCCGACCACCGGCTTCGACCCGGGCGCCCGCCGCGGGGCCTGGGAGGTCGTACGGAGCCTGCGTGACGCCGGCACGACCATCCTGCTGACCACCCACTACATGGACGAGGCGCAGGCCCTGGCCGACTCCGTCGCCGTCATCGCCGCCGGGCGGATCGTCGCCACGGGCACGCCCGACACCATCGGCGGGCGGGACAGCGCCCTCACCCGGATCCGGTTCGCGCTGCCGGCCGGTGCCGCCATCGACGACGTGCCGATCCCGGTCAGCGACGCCGAGGACGGTCTCGTCACCGCCGAGGCGAAGGATCCGACGGCCGCCCTGCACCGGCTCACCTCCTGGGCCCTGGACCGGGGCACGCCGCTGGCGCGGCTCACCGTCGAGCAGCCCACCCTGGAGGACGTCTACCTGGGGATGACCAGCTCCTACGTCCAGCAGGACGCCTCGTCACCGTCCGCCGGGCGGGACCGCACACCCTCCTCGGCGGCGCGTGCGCGCCGAGGGCGCCGACCCGGACGGAGCAGCCGATGACCAGCACCCTGCCCCCCACGACCACCGCCACCGGGCGGCGGGCCGAACGCCCCGGGCGGGAGCGGCCCGACGAACGCGGCTCCCTCGCCCTGCTCGCCCACCAGATCCGCTACGAGCAGCTGTCGTTCTGGCGCAACCCGCAGTCGATGGTGTTCACCTTCGTCCTGCCGATCGTGATCATCTCGGTCTTCGGTGCCGTGTTCGCCGGCAGCGAGGGCCAGGACTTCTTCTTCGGCATGAGCGGACTCCAGTACTACACGCCGACCATCGCCGCCGTGTCCGTGCTGGGCGCCTGCTACGGCCAGCTGGCGATCGTCCTCGCCATGCGCCGCCAGACCGGCGTCCTCAAACGGCTGCACGCGACCCCGCTGCCCGCCTGGGTGTACTTCGCGGGCCTGCTCGTGCACTGCGTCGTCGTCAGCGTGGTCGACGTGGCGCTGGTCATCGGCATCGGGCGGCTGTACGGGGTGCCCTGGCCCGCCGACTGGGCGGCCCTGGCGCTCACGTTGGTGCTCGGCGCGGCCAGCTTCTGCGCCCTCGGCGTCGGGGTGGCCTCGCTGATCCGCAACTCCGAGGCGGCGCCCGCGGTCGTGCAGTTCATCCAGTTCCCGCTGGTGTTCATCTCCGGCAGCTACTTCCCGATCCACTCCGAGGTGATGAACAACATCGCCGGGGTGCTGCCGGTGAAGCCGTTCAACGACGCCATGCTCGCGCCGTTCGCGCACGACGCCGGCTTCCAGTGGAAGGAACTGGCCGTGCTGGCGGCGTGGGGCGTCATCGGCGCCCTGATCGCCGTACGCAGCTTCCGCTGGGACCCGCGTCCCGAGTAGAGCCGGCGCGTCCCGACCACATCGAGGGGGCCTCCCGGAGGCCCCCTCGGCGCTTCCCCCCCCAAAAAAAAGACCCCCACACCCAGAAGGGACCCCCACCATGTCCGTGGACCACAGCGCCCGCCCGCAGATCACCTCGTTGGGAACCTGGCGTCTCGAACCGGCCGCCTCCACCGTGGAGTTCACCGGCCGGCACTTCTTCTTCCTCCCCGTGCGGGGTTCCGTCCCGGTGCGCTCGGGCCGTGTCGAGCTCGGCCCGGACGGCGTGCTGCTCCACCTCGACGCCGCGGTCGGGGCGGCGGGCTTCGAGAGCGGCAACCCGCAGCGGGACGCGGCCGTGCGCGGCCCGAGCCTCCTGGACGCCGAGCGCTTCCCCGAGCTGCGTCTCACGGGTGAACACCTCTCCACGGACGGCGACCTGACCCTCACGGGCCTGCTGGAGGTCAAGGGCCGTGCCACGCCGGTGACCTTCACGGTCGACGAGCTGACGGTGCGGGGCGAGCGGGCCGTCGTACGGGCCGGCGCCCGGGTCGACCGGCACGCGTGCGGGGTCGGCGGCATGCGCAGCCTGGTCGGAGCGGAACTGCGGGTGCGGGTACGGGCCGAGTTCGTACGGGAGGGATGAGCCGTACGACGCAGACGACGAAGAGGCCCGGCCGGTGAGGGGAATCCGGCCGGGCCTCTTGCGCAGGCGCCCGCGGGGCGCGGGGGATCACCCCGTGGGCGCCGGGTCGGGTACCGGTGTCCCGGTCGGTGCCGGTGCCGGGAAGACGTGGGACAGCCAGGCGTAGGTGCGCAGTTCCTCCAGCATGCTCAGGCCGAGCCGGTTGTGGAGCATGTGGGCGTGCGAGAAGAGGATCATGCCGGGGTGCACCGGCGACTGACGCCGGATCTCGGCGGCATGGGCGGTCAGGGCCTCGTACCAGTCGGTGAACGGCCCGTGGGCGTCCGGTGAGACGCCCGCCGTGGCCGGGTCCTGGCCGACCTCGGTGATCCGGTCGAGCAGCTCGCCCGGGTGCCCGGCGTCGCGCGCCCAAGCCTGCCAGGCGTCCCGGCCCCGGGCGAAGTAGTGGGCGCGTTCGGCCGGGCCGCCGAGGGCGACGGCGGCGGACAGCGTGCCGCGCAGGGCGAGCCGGGCGCGCCGCGCCTCGCCGGTGACGAGCGGGACCAGCCGCAGGACGAGTGTGCTGGAGAGGTGGAAGAGGGACTCGGCGGCCGGCATCAGCGTGCGGCCGCCGTAGCGCTCGTACTCGGGGTCGTAGTCGGCGCGGTGCACGCCGGGCGGCAGCAGTGCGTGGACGGTGGTGTTGACGCCGGTCTCACCGGCGGCGGCGAGCCGGGCCGCACCCTCCTGGTAGGCCTCCGGTGCCAGCGGCTCCTCGCCGGGCGCCGGCCGTCCCGCCACGGCGAGCCGGTCGCGCAGGGACTGCTCCACGCGCGCGTACGCGTCCGGGGAGAGGCCGGCGATCCGCAGCCGCAGGTGAGGCCCCGACTGCCAGTAGCGGATGAAGAACCAGGGGGTGCCGGGCGGCAGTTCGCCGACGGTCGGGCCGATGACGTCCGTCAGGACGCGGTCGTGGGCGCTGCGGGCGGTGGTGCCGAGGTGCAGGTGCCAGGCGCTCCAGCCGTGCGGTGTGGTGGTGGGCATACGCGTTCCTTGTCGGTCGGTGGGGCTGCTCCGGGGCCTTACGTGCGCAGGTCCAGCACGGCACCCCCGGTCTCGCGCGGTACGCCGACCACCGCGGACAGGACGATCGTCTCGTCCTCGCCGAGGCCGACGACCTCCTTGGTCTGGATCTCCTTGAACGCCCGGACCGGCCGGGCGAAGAGCCCCTCGGCGGCCGCGGCGAGGCACAGGCCGTGGACCGCCCAGCCGCAGGCGTGCTGGGCGGCGCTCCAGCCGGTGGGGCCGAAGCGGGCGAAGAGTTCGCGGGGGCGGACCGAGAAGAAGACGGTGAGGGGGGCGTTGGCGATGCCGCAGCCGTTGACCGGAGTCAGGCCGTAGCCGTAGTTGGCCTCCAGGCCGGCGGGGGCGGTGGGGTCGTCCCGGACCAGGTGTGCGGAGCCGTCGCGGACGCGGTGCACGCCGGGGGTGTGGCCGTCGACGTGCTGGACGACCGCGGTGACGGTGACCGCGTCGAAGGCGGCGGCCAGGAGCGGGTGCGGTGGGGGGACGCCCAGCCAGGCCAGGGTGGTGGCCAGGGTTCGGGCGGGCAGGGGGGTGTGGCACTTGGCCGAGTCCATGCCGTGCAGGGATCTGGGCATGCGGCCGGAGTGGCGGTGCCAGAGCAGTTCTGACCAGGTGGGGGTGCGGAGGGAGTGGGGCAGGGTGGGGGGTACGGCTGTGGTGACGGGCGCGGGTCGTGTGTGGCTGGTCGCGCCCACGCGGCGGTAGCCGCGTATCGGATGCGGCCCCGTGCCCCTCACGGCACTTCTGTCCACGTCGATGACCTGGGTGAGGGACGGATCTCCGTCGGGGACCGGGGATTCCGGCCCAGCCGGTCGGTGTACGGCGGGGCGTGGCTCACCCACGTCGATCAACCACGGCAGCGACCACTCCCAGGTGTGCTCCACACCCAGTTCGCGCAGCAGGCCCGATGCACCCTCGGTCGGGGGTGTCAGTGTCGCCGGCACCCCGAAGAGCTCCAGGCCCAGCGTCAACGCGCGCAGCACCATGCCCGTTTCGATCGCCACCAGCGAGCCCCGGAACCACTGGTACGCGAGTGGGATCGCCGTGTAGCGGCCGGTCAGGGCGATGCGGCTCGGGGTCCCTGTGCCGGGGCCCGTGAGGGTGTGCCGGGTGGGTTCCAGCAGCCGCCACGCGTCACCGTCCCCCACGAAGGCGTGGACCGGGAAGAGGCAGCGCGGTGAGGCGTAGGGGCGGTGTTCGTTGTACGGGTTCTCCGGTTCGCGGCGCAGGGGTGCGAACGTGGCGGTGAGGGCGTGGAGCAGGGCGTCCGGTGCGGGGTGGGCCCCGGCCGGGAGCCGGGGGTACGGCATCGCGGACAGCCGGTCGGTCGTGCCCAGGGGCAGGAGGGTCGCCGGTCCCGCCGGGCGCGGTGGCGGGGGCGGCACGTGGGAGTCGGGCGGGGGCGTGGCCGCCCAGGTCCACGGCGGTGGTTCCGGGCGGTCGTCGCCGGCACCGTAGGCGTACCACAGGGGCTCGCGGGCGATGCTGTTGTCGCCCTCCGGGCCCGGGAGGTCGACCGGGGCGCGCCGTGCCCAGGCCTCGGCGGGGGCCGTCACGGGAACGGGTGGGGGTCGTAGGGGATCGCCCGGTGCTCCTGGTCCGTGCCGCGCAGGGCGGCGCGGAGCCGGGGCAGTCCGGCCAGGCGCTGCTGGGCGTGGCCGAAGCACATCGGCACGATGCCGGGGACGACGGCACGGGCGACCGCGATGCCGGCGTCGGCGTGTTCCCGGCTGGTCTGGTCGACGACGACGATCCGGTCCAGGCCCGCGTCGGCGAAGAGCGAGGCCACGTACTCCAGGGTGCCGCGTACGTCGCCGCCGGCCGCCCGCTCCAGCCGCCCCGGCCAGTCGGGGAACGCCTCCTGGAGCGTGACGGCCGGGCCGCCGAGTCCGGCCAGGGCGCGGTCGCGGGTCTCGGGGACGGAGGAGAACCGGACGTGGTCCTCCAGGTCCTCCACGAGCCACGGGTCCTCGACCATCCGCTCGACCTGCTCGCGGGTCCAGTCGACCGGGTTCGTGACGAGCTGGGCGACCTCGCGCAGCGCGCCGCGGATCGCGGATTCGGGCTCGGCCCCGGAACCGGCGGAGGAGAAGGTCGCCGGGAAGGGGTTCTCCTCGTTCACGGCGATGACCCACACCACCGGCAGGCCGATGTCCCGGGTGGCGACCAGGAGGTGGACGTCGTAGCCGCGGGCCCGGATCAGTTCGACCATGGCCCGGCTCGTGGGGTCGGTGAGCGTGGAGACCGGGACGTGGGGGAGCGGGCGGGCCCGGTACCAGGACGTGAGGAAGGCGTCCCGCTCCGCGAGTTCGAACAGCGCGTGCAGGGCGGCCTCTTCGTAGTTGGCGCCGACCGCGCAGCCGCTGGAGCAGTCGAAGAAGTAGTGCCTGCGGTTCGCGGCACTGGCCACGCGGGCGGCGCGCCGGTCGCGGCGGAAGGCGTACTCGTACTGGTAGAAGGCGTGGTCGGCCGGCACCAGCAGGGGAGTGCCGTCGGCCAGGTCATGGCCCCAGGCCCAGTCCATCGGGGTGTCGGCCGTGAACGGCGTGGCCCTGCTGGTGGGGTGGGCGAGCTGCTCGGCGGTGTAGCGGCCGAGGCTGCCCGGGTCGACGGCCTGCCCGGCGACCTCGCGGTAGGAGCGGCCGGTCACCAGGGGGACGTCGTACGGGTAGCCGCCGAGCCGCTCGTACGCCTCCAGGACGGCGACCGGTTCGGTCTCCGCGAACGTACGGGCCCTGCCGTGGCCCATCGCCGGGGCGTCCGCGACGACCGCCATGCTCATCGCGAACGGGGCGTGCGACTCCCGCAGGATCGCGCGGACCGGCCCGAAGCGGTCGTCGACGAGCCGGTCCCGCAGGAAGCCGGGCTCGACGAGACGGCCGGCGGCGGTGCGCGTCGCGTCACCGGGTACGGCGGGCCGGGAGCGCAGGGAGCGGGGGGCCGGGGGCACGGTGCTCACCAGGTCCTCGGGGGACGGGCCGCAGACCGGGCAGTGGAAGCTGCGGGCGATGCGGTGCCGGCGCGTGCCGTGGACGGTCACCGAGTAGGCCTCGCCGGGCGCCAGGGGGCGGTCCGCCAGGTGCTCCAGGCCGGTGCGCAGCAGATCGGGCAGCAGGGGGGCGGGGGCGGCGGGGACCCGCGTGGCCTGGGTGAGGTCGCCCACGAGGGGGTGGTCGAGGACGGTGCGCTCGCGCACCTCGGCGCAGGCGGCACAGCCGGAGGAGGTGCCCGGCACCGACAAGGGGCCGACCATCACCTCGTCGTCGTACACCCGCACGGACAGGTGCGGTCCCCGTGCCTTCGTGAGGAGGTCGCGCTCCCAGGCCAGGTCCCAGCCGAGGTTGACGGAGACGGTGGCCCCGGTCGCTCGGGCCAGGGGGGCGAAGGCGGGCAGCCAGTCGTCGTAGGCCGTCGGGGGCAGTGCGGGGCCGGCGTGCACCGCGGTGGTCGGGTCAGTGGTCGGCATCGGCGGACTCCTCGGCGGTGAGGTCGGTCGGGACGGTCACCGGGCCGTACCAGAAGGGGAGTTCACCGAGCACCGGGTCGGTGCGGCGGGGCCGCCCCCGGTAGCCGGCGAGCGCGGTGAGCTGTTCCCGCAGCGCGGCCCGGACGGCGTCGTCCGCGGTCAGCAGGGCGTCGGTGGAGAGCCGGCCGGCCGTGCCGCCGGTCTGCGCGGCGGCGAGTGCCGTGCACAGCGCGGCGTACGTCGCGTCGGTGGCGGTCGGGCCCCAGCCGGCGCCGAGCGTCCGCCCGTCTAGGGTGACCTCGGCCAGCGGCCAGCCGACACCGGCGTGCCGGGCCAGGACGAGGACGGGTTCGGCTGCGTTCCCTCCCTCCCTTTCCCTGCCGAGCAGCGACCACAACTCGGCGTGGACCCGGTGGCCTTCGGCGTGCAGTGGGGCGTCCGCGTCGGGGACGAAGGCCTGCTTGGCCCCCGCGAGGTGACGCAGGGCGCCGTCGAGCAGCCAGTGCTCCCTGGTGAGGCCCGCCGCCGGGATGCCGGGTGTGCCGCCGGCGCGGTCGCGCAGGGCGGCCAGGGCGGCGGCGATGGTCGCCGTCTCCTGGTGGGCGGCCCAGGCGGTGACCGTGCCCGTGCGGTCCGCCCGGTGCTCCGCCGCGCGCAGGGCGAGGGGCATCTGCGGCAGGTGCTCGCCCTGCGCGGAGGCGAACAGGCCGGTCCAGCGGGCGGTGAGGACACCGGCGGCGTCGAGCGCGGCCTCGGGGGCGGGAAGCGGCTCGGCGGGCGCGTCGCCGAGACGGACGGCGACCGCTTCGTGCACGGGGGCGCCCGTGACGGTGACGCGGTCGGCCGTCAGATCAGGGCCGTGCACGACGTGGGCCTCACCGGGCTCCGCGACACCCGTGAGGGCGTCGGTCAGGAGCTGTGCGGCGAGGGCTCCCGCGAGGGAGTGGGCGATGGGCCCGGCCGCCGGTTCGACGCCCTCGGCGTCCGCCCAGGCCCTGGCCCGGTTCCGGAAGACCTCCCAGACGCCGGGCGCCACTCCGACGGGCCCGACGAGCACCGGCCCGGGACCGAGCAGCACGGGCACGTGCAGCGTTCCGTCCTGCTCGGTCCAGGTCCGGTCACCGTCGAGGAACTCGACGACGGCCCGTGGCACGCCCTCGGTTCCCACGGGTGCTGTCACCGCCGGGGCGCCGACGGGAGTTCCAGCACCGAATCCGTACACCGCCGGGTCGCCGACGGGAGTCGAGGTCTCGGGCTCGCGCGCCGCCGGGTCGCCGGCGGGGTTTCCGACACCTGGGCCGTGCACCGCCGGGTCGCCGGCGGGAATCAGGGCCCTGGATCCGCCCACGGACCCGCCGCCGGACAGCAGCGAGGGGTCCGCGAACATCGCGGGGTCGCAGACGGGGACCAGCGGCTTCGACGCGTCGGGGACGGTTGTCGCCGTCACGTCGGTGACGCCTGCCCGGCGCAGTCCGCGCAGGGCCGGAGCCGTCGCCGTCGCCGGGCCGTGCAGCCGTACCCGGGCGCGGCGCAGGCGTGCGAACGCCGCGTACGGGTCGTCCAGGCGGGCGGTGAGACGCGCCAGCGTGCCGGCGTGCAGGGCGGCCACCTCGGCCGGCGGCTCCGGCTCGGTGAGCGCGGCCGGGTCGAGCAGCAGGCCGTTCTCGCGGAGCTTGGTGAGCAGGTGCCGTACCGCCGGCCGGGCACGCTCGGTGCCGAACTCGGCGACCAGGGCGTCCTCCGTCGTCCCCGCCCGGAGCAGCGGCACGCAGCCGTCCGCCACCGCGTACAGCAGCTCCGAGCCGCGCAGCACGAACTGCCCGCGCGTCCCGCTGAAGTAGACGCCCCCCGGCACGGGCGCGTAGTGCAGCCCCGGCCGGGCCTTGAGGGACGCGGCACCGGCGCCTGCGGCCGTCCTCGCCGGGGTCCTGTCCACATCGGTCACCGTCACGGCCGGACTCCTTCCGCTTCGCCGTTGTTCACCGGGTCGTACACGAACCGCCCCCCGGCCCTGCGCCCGACTTCCAGCACCCACTCCGTCGCGTGCGTGCCGTCCGTGACGCCGGGCAGGGCCTCCTCCAGGTAGCTGGTCCCGGCCCCGCGGCGCTCCAGCATCCGCGGCAGGACCCGCACCGCGAGCGCGCTGGACAGGTCGACGTACTGCGGCTTCTGCGCCAGGCGCTTGGACTGGACGTCGGGGGCTCCGACCGACAGCGGGCCCTCGTCCTCCGGCGTCGACTTGATGACGACCTCCTCGGGGACGCCGTACCGGGCCCGCCACGCGGTCAGCGCGAGCAGCCGCTCGTGTTCGTCGGGCCCCGTGGCCACCGCCGTGTCCAGTTCGGCTCCGCCGTACCAGCGCCGCCGACCGATGAGGACGTCGCCGACCGCCATGCGCGGCGCGACACGGGTCTGCTTGCCGTCCCACGGGGTCGCCGCGTGCCAGGAGTTGGGCAGACTGTTGAAGAGCCGGCCGCTGATCACCAGGCCGGAGGCGACCGACAGCGGCGGCGGGAACAGGCCCGGGTGGCCCGTGCCCAGCGGCAGCACCCGCAGCGGGGCGCCGTCCGCGTCCTCCACCCGCAGCGTGTCGGACTCCGGGTCGTGTGCGAGGCGCAGGCCGAACCAGTCCTCCGCCGTGAGGCCGCCCGGCAGCACCGGCGTGTGCGCGTTGACGTTGAGGCGGTGCAGGCCCAGGTCCTCGGTGATGCGGGTGCCGTCGTGGCCGTAGAAGCGCCGCAGGTGGTCGGCCAGGCGGGGCAGGGCGCGGCCGCCCTGGCGGCGGTCGGCCTCGAGGAAGCGCGCGTACAGCATGCCGTGGCCCGGCAGCCCGTCGTTGAGCACGAGCTGGTCGCCGGCCTGCTGGAGCAGCACGCCGTAGATCAGCGGGTCGCTGCGGAAGCGGTCGGGCAGCGACCGGGTCAGCTCGGCGACGTCCCCGGCGGTGAGCCTCAGGGTGTCCTCACCGGCCTGGGCCGTCTTCGTGAGGAGGGCGTGCACCTCCTCGGACAGCTCGCGGCGCAGCAGGTACATGCGCTCCAGGCAGCCGTCGGCCGGTCCGATCCCGGACAGCGCGGCGGCCTGCCCCGTGCCCTCGGGCCCGTACACGGCGGCCATCGCGGCGGCCCGCCGGGAGACCTCCCCGACGATGAACGCCGCGTGCTCGGCGAGCGGCACGTTCGCCCCGGCGCCGAACCGCTCCACGAACGCGGCGGTCATCAGGACCCGTACGTCGTGCAGCCAGTCGAAGACCGTGAGGAGCTCCACCGCGGGGCCGAGGTCGGCCAGCGGGGTGTGCCAGTCGGAGGCCGCCACCTTCAGCGGCGGCATGACGTAGTCCTCCTCGACGGTGATCTGCGCGGGGCGGCCCACCGCCTGGCTGAACCGGCCGAGGTCCCCGCGCAGTTCCGCCAGGACCGGGCCCCGCTCGGCAGCCGGCGCCTCGGTCACCCGGGGCAGTCCGGTCCGCACCCGGTCCGCCAACTCCCGCACCACTTCCCGTTGTTCGGACTCGGGCAGGGTCAGCAGGTCGTCGTAGTCGCCTGCGGCGGTCTGCTCCTCGGGCCGGCCGAACGTGCACAGCACGCCCTGGTGCAGGGCCTGCCGTACGCGCCGCTCGGCCTCCTCGGCGGAGCAGCCGGCCCGGCGGGCGACGTGCGCCACGACCGCCGGGAACCTGCGCGGCCCCATGGACAGCGCGTCGAGCAGATCGCCGACGGGCCCGTCGAGCGGCACGGCGAGGCGGTGCATGCCCTGCTCGGAGAACTTCAGGAAGAACAGCTTGCCCGTCTCCGGGTCGGGCGCCGAGGTGG from Streptomyces chartreusis NRRL 3882 harbors:
- a CDS encoding nitroreductase family protein; its protein translation is MTAPAEAWARRAPVDLPGPEGDNSIAREPLWYAYGAGDDRPEPPPWTWAATPPPDSHVPPPPPRPAGPATLLPLGTTDRLSAMPYPRLPAGAHPAPDALLHALTATFAPLRREPENPYNEHRPYASPRCLFPVHAFVGDGDAWRLLEPTRHTLTGPGTGTPSRIALTGRYTAIPLAYQWFRGSLVAIETGMVLRALTLGLELFGVPATLTPPTEGASGLLRELGVEHTWEWSLPWLIDVGEPRPAVHRPAGPESPVPDGDPSLTQVIDVDRSAVRGTGPHPIRGYRRVGATSHTRPAPVTTAVPPTLPHSLRTPTWSELLWHRHSGRMPRSLHGMDSAKCHTPLPARTLATTLAWLGVPPPHPLLAAAFDAVTVTAVVQHVDGHTPGVHRVRDGSAHLVRDDPTAPAGLEANYGYGLTPVNGCGIANAPLTVFFSVRPRELFARFGPTGWSAAQHACGWAVHGLCLAAAAEGLFARPVRAFKEIQTKEVVGLGEDETIVLSAVVGVPRETGGAVLDLRT
- a CDS encoding thiopeptide-type bacteriocin biosynthesis protein gives rise to the protein MPTTTPHGWSAWHLHLGTTARSAHDRVLTDVIGPTVGELPPGTPWFFIRYWQSGPHLRLRIAGLSPDAYARVEQSLRDRLAVAGRPAPGEEPLAPEAYQEGAARLAAAGETGVNTTVHALLPPGVHRADYDPEYERYGGRTLMPAAESLFHLSSTLVLRLVPLVTGEARRARLALRGTLSAAVALGGPAERAHYFARGRDAWQAWARDAGHPGELLDRITEVGQDPATAGVSPDAHGPFTDWYEALTAHAAEIRRQSPVHPGMILFSHAHMLHNRLGLSMLEELRTYAWLSHVFPAPAPTGTPVPDPAPTG
- a CDS encoding ABC transporter permease — encoded protein: MTSTLPPTTTATGRRAERPGRERPDERGSLALLAHQIRYEQLSFWRNPQSMVFTFVLPIVIISVFGAVFAGSEGQDFFFGMSGLQYYTPTIAAVSVLGACYGQLAIVLAMRRQTGVLKRLHATPLPAWVYFAGLLVHCVVVSVVDVALVIGIGRLYGVPWPADWAALALTLVLGAASFCALGVGVASLIRNSEAAPAVVQFIQFPLVFISGSYFPIHSEVMNNIAGVLPVKPFNDAMLAPFAHDAGFQWKELAVLAAWGVIGALIAVRSFRWDPRPE
- a CDS encoding YceI family protein, producing the protein MSVDHSARPQITSLGTWRLEPAASTVEFTGRHFFFLPVRGSVPVRSGRVELGPDGVLLHLDAAVGAAGFESGNPQRDAAVRGPSLLDAERFPELRLTGEHLSTDGDLTLTGLLEVKGRATPVTFTVDELTVRGERAVVRAGARVDRHACGVGGMRSLVGAELRVRVRAEFVREG
- a CDS encoding ABC transporter ATP-binding protein, which gives rise to MTAVAVEGLLKRYGDHEAVRGVDFTVEEGEIFALLGPNGAGKTTTMEILEGFRHRDGGDVHVLGRDPGDKADGRLLRGQIGLVLQDIAVEPYLSVRETIARNAGYYPAPRGVDEVIDLVGLQEKRDAKVKDLSGGQKRRLDLALGVIGDPKLLFLDEPTTGFDPGARRGAWEVVRSLRDAGTTILLTTHYMDEAQALADSVAVIAAGRIVATGTPDTIGGRDSALTRIRFALPAGAAIDDVPIPVSDAEDGLVTAEAKDPTAALHRLTSWALDRGTPLARLTVEQPTLEDVYLGMTSSYVQQDASSPSAGRDRTPSSAARARRGRRPGRSSR
- a CDS encoding TOMM precursor leader peptide-binding protein; protein product: MPTTDPTTAVHAGPALPPTAYDDWLPAFAPLARATGATVSVNLGWDLAWERDLLTKARGPHLSVRVYDDEVMVGPLSVPGTSSGCAACAEVRERTVLDHPLVGDLTQATRVPAAPAPLLPDLLRTGLEHLADRPLAPGEAYSVTVHGTRRHRIARSFHCPVCGPSPEDLVSTVPPAPRSLRSRPAVPGDATRTAAGRLVEPGFLRDRLVDDRFGPVRAILRESHAPFAMSMAVVADAPAMGHGRARTFAETEPVAVLEAYERLGGYPYDVPLVTGRSYREVAGQAVDPGSLGRYTAEQLAHPTSRATPFTADTPMDWAWGHDLADGTPLLVPADHAFYQYEYAFRRDRRAARVASAANRRHYFFDCSSGCAVGANYEEAALHALFELAERDAFLTSWYRARPLPHVPVSTLTDPTSRAMVELIRARGYDVHLLVATRDIGLPVVWVIAVNEENPFPATFSSAGSGAEPESAIRGALREVAQLVTNPVDWTREQVERMVEDPWLVEDLEDHVRFSSVPETRDRALAGLGGPAVTLQEAFPDWPGRLERAAGGDVRGTLEYVASLFADAGLDRIVVVDQTSREHADAGIAVARAVVPGIVPMCFGHAQQRLAGLPRLRAALRGTDQEHRAIPYDPHPFP
- a CDS encoding lantibiotic dehydratase, producing MTSPEPQWFLRVNPLRRARLADPEQRRLLRELARAEADLADAAETCSQELYERIGAAASDTERRELIALRRAIHNGRAPKKTPEGPEATPSVTRWLAAHAGRERLRAAITEGYPAAADRERTVLAALLGDGDLLRSLALVAPEVHQEAERYRAAVEGPGKVSARTRKSERGLIQYVTRAMVRTSPLSRFTAVGIAEPAPAGDPEAVRPGEVPFTGARAVPGLDRVMLHYVLGGLPADGTDLTGLWVGMPPTSAPDPETGKLFFLKFSEQGMHRLAVPLDGPVGDLLDALSMGPRRFPAVVAHVARRAGCSAEEAERRVRQALHQGVLCTFGRPEEQTAAGDYDDLLTLPESEQREVVRELADRVRTGLPRVTEAPAAERGPVLAELRGDLGRFSQAVGRPAQITVEEDYVMPPLKVAASDWHTPLADLGPAVELLTVFDWLHDVRVLMTAAFVERFGAGANVPLAEHAAFIVGEVSRRAAAMAAVYGPEGTGQAAALSGIGPADGCLERMYLLRRELSEEVHALLTKTAQAGEDTLRLTAGDVAELTRSLPDRFRSDPLIYGVLLQQAGDQLVLNDGLPGHGMLYARFLEADRRQGGRALPRLADHLRRFYGHDGTRITEDLGLHRLNVNAHTPVLPGGLTAEDWFGLRLAHDPESDTLRVEDADGAPLRVLPLGTGHPGLFPPPLSVASGLVISGRLFNSLPNSWHAATPWDGKQTRVAPRMAVGDVLIGRRRWYGGAELDTAVATGPDEHERLLALTAWRARYGVPEEVVIKSTPEDEGPLSVGAPDVQSKRLAQKPQYVDLSSALAVRVLPRMLERRGAGTSYLEEALPGVTDGTHATEWVLEVGRRAGGRFVYDPVNNGEAEGVRP